Within the Wolbachia pipientis genome, the region GATTCAGTGGAATAACAGCACTAATTCATGACGTGATTTTAACTGTTGGTTTTATTAGCCTAACTGGCATTGAGTTTAATATTTCATCAGTTGCAGCTCTTCTCACTGTCATTGGTTATTCAATCAATAACTCAGTAATTATATACGATCGGATTCGAGAGTATTGCAAAAGTGGTAAAAGTGGGCGGATGAGTGAGATAGTAGATGCAAGTATCAACTCTACATTATTTCGCACTATATTAACCTCAGGTACAACCCTTCTTGCTGCTCTTCCTTTGGCATTAATCTGCACAGATGCAGTGAAAGACTTCAGCTTGATCATTTTTTTTGGTATTTTGATTGGCACTTGTTCTGCAATATTTATTTCTGCTCCTATATTGACCTACAGAGTTCTAGATCATAGGAATATTTAGTCGCGGTATAATATCAACTTATTATCTCTTATAGTGAAATGAAAATATCTTAAAAAGCTCATTCCAAGTAGTGAATGAGACATAGAATGAGTGTTAACGCTCGCCTGTACATCATTAACTAAAAAATTCCCTATTTTAACCTGAGGGATGTGAACAACACCAGCTTTTATTTGACCTTTCGCAGTTTCATATATTTTAAAATCCTGAACGTTTTGTAAATTAATACCAACATGTAATGCGTCCTTTTGTGATAGAACAATATCGGTTGCTCCGGTATCAAGCAAAAACGTTATATTGTGATCATTGACCTGAGCCTGAATATAAAA harbors:
- a CDS encoding TIGR02281 family clan AA aspartic protease, with product MNAVKNLVIWLLIIAATSMLIDSQRDKLSDRFLSTFLPYKGRIQNSGQNSGSIEFTKSYDGHFYIQAQVNDHNITFLLDTGATDIVLSQKDALHVGINLQNVQDFKIYETAKGQIKAGVVHIPQVKIGNFLVNDVQASVNTHSMSHSLLGMSFLRYFHFTIRDNKLILYRD